In Prunus dulcis chromosome 2, ALMONDv2, whole genome shotgun sequence, a single genomic region encodes these proteins:
- the LOC117619668 gene encoding protein CDI-like, translating to MTSGDCKVNPLGCNGGMNKAKPFKMFVGYDQREDIAYEVCRHSILKRSSIPVEIIPLKQSDLRKEGLYWRERGQLESTEFSFTRFLTPYLANYEGWAVFVDCDFLYLADIKELRDLVDEKYAIMCVQHDYTPKETTKMDGALQTVYPRKNWSSMVLYNCEHPKNRVLTREVVNTQTGAFLHRFQWLEDEEIGSIPFVWNFLEGHNQVVEGNPRTFPKAIHYTRGGPWFEAWKNCEFAHLWLNEMETYLQETKKKVEN from the coding sequence ATGACTTCGGGCGACTGCAAGGTCAATCCATTGGGTTGTAATGGAGGCATGAACAAGGCCAAGCCCTTTAAAATGTTTGTGGGTTATGATCAACGTGAAGACATTGCATATGAGGTTTGTCGACACTCAATATTGAAGAGATCTTCAATCCCAGTTGAGATCATACCACTTAAGCAATCTGATCTGAGAAAGGAAGGCCTATATTGGCGTGAAAGAGGCCAACTGGAGAGCACAGAGTTTTCTTTTACTCGGTTCTTGACTCCATATTTGGCCAACTATGAAGGTTGGGCAGTGTTTGTGGATTGTGATTTTCTTTACCTCGCTGACATTAAGGAGCTAAGAGATTTGGTTGATGAGAAATATGCCATCATGTGTGTTCAACATGATTACACCCCAAAGGAGACAACAAAAATGGATGGAGCATTGCAAACTGTGTACCCTAGGAAGAATTGGTCTTCCATGGTGTTGTACAATTGTGAACATCCCAAAAACCGGGTCTTGACGCGGGAGGTTGTGAACACACAAACCGGCGCTTTTCTTCATAGGTTTCAGTGGCTTGAGGATGAAGAAATTGGGTCCATTCCATTTGTTTGGAATTTTCTTGAGGGACATAACCAAGTTGTTGAAGGTAATCCCCGGACTTTCCCTAAGGCAATACACTACACTCGGGGAGGACCATGGTTTGAGGCTTGGAAAAATTGCGAGTTTGCACACCTGTGGTTGAATGAAATGGAGACGTACCTGCAGGAAACGAAGAAGAAAGTcgaaaattag